CGGTTTTGTCCTGAGTAGTATGACCCAGGTCCGGCGCCGGTGAACCGGCGGGGGTCCAGGCGATCGATCTTCTAGCCGGCCGTTTTTCTTGGTTTCCCGGGACGGATGAGGATGGGGGGATGGGCGTGATCGAGGACCGGGAGTACTTCTACACCTGGCGTACGCGCCAGGAAACGGATCCCCTGTGGAACTGGATCCTGAAAGAGGGGATCCTCCTGGCCACCCACTTCGAAGCTCACTTTCCAGATGACCCCGATCTGGGCCAGGGGAGAGAGGCGTTCTCCCGCCTGCCCGGGGTCACGGAGGAACCGTGGGAGGGCATGGAGGGCGCCATCAAGATCCGGGGGGAGATGAGCCCGGACGCGCGCTCGCTGTTCCTGGCCATCGCGGGCGGCGGGGACGTGCGGCTGTGGGACTTCATCCTGTTTGAGGGCGAAAGAAAGCTGCTGGCCGTTGACGATTTCAGCGACCGCTTCGTGACCGGCTATTTTGCCCGCAAGTTCATGAAGAAGCTGTTCGATCACTGGTTCGAACCCATCCCAGAGGGTCCGGCCGAGGGAGATCTCCAGGTCGAGGCGATGAGCCATGATGAAGCGCGCGACGTGTTGAACGCCGTCCGTGACGTGGTGCAAACGGCATTGCGGGATCTCGAACGGGATCGGGAGCCCGCCTGGCCCGAGCACCGGGCGGACGTGGAAGGGGATCGCATCAATGGTCAACGGCATTGACCCGCCTGCCCCGGCAGGGGAGAGGGGCGCCCGTCGAGCATCCCATCATGAGTCCCTAGGTCCGCGGCCCTTCTCCTCCTACGCCGGCCCCGGCACCGCGGGGGACGGGAGTCCCTTCGCCGGCCTCCGCGCGGCCGTCGCGGCCCGGGCCGGTCCCGGCGTCAACCTCACCTTCGCCGTCGTCGCTCTTCCGCAGCGCCTTCCGCACCGCCGGCGCCACTTTGGTGCCCAACAGCTCGATGGCCCGCAGGACCTTCTTGTGGGGCAGCGTGCCCACCGTGAGCTGCAGCAGGAAGCGGTCGTGGTGGAACAGCTCGTGCTGGTAGAGGATCTTCTCGATGACCTCCTCCGGGTTGCCGACGAAGTCGGCGCCGTGCAGCGATCGCGACCACTCGAACTGCTCCCGGGTCAGCGGTCCCCAGCCCCGCTCGCGGCCCAGCCGGTCCATGACCTCCTTGAAGGCGGGGAAGGCGGTGTCCGCCGCCTCCTTGGAGGTGTCGGCGATGAACCCGTGGGAGTTGATGCTCAGCCGCGGCACCGGATGCCCCGCCTCCCGCGCCGCCTGCCGGAAGATCTCCACCAGCGGCCGGAAGCGCGCGGGGATGCCGCCGATGATCCCCAGCGCCATGGGCAGGCCGAGGCGCCCCGCCCGCACCGCCGACTCCGGCGTACCGCCCACGGCGATCCACACCGGGATCGGGTTCTGGATCGGGCGCGGGTACACGCCCCGGTCGCGGATGGGTGGCCGGAACTTCCCCGACCAGGTCACCCGCTCCGCCTCCCGCAGCTTGAGCAGGAGGTCGAGCTTTTCCTCGAACAGGGCGTCGTAGTCCCGCAGGTCGTAACCGAAGAGGGGGAAGGACTCGATGAAGGAGCCGCGCCCCACCATGATCTCGGCCCGGCCGCCGGAGATCAGGTCCAGGGTGGCGAACTGCTGGAACACCCGCACGGGGTCGTCGGAGCTGAGCACGTTGACGGCGCTGGTCAGGCGGATCTGGCGGGTGCGGGCCGCCGCCGCGGCCAGCACCACGGCGGGTGCCGAGACCACGTAGTCCGGGCGGTGGTGCTCGCCGACGCCGAAGACGTCGAGCCCCACCTGATCGGCCAGCTCGATCTCCTCCAGGAGGCGCCGGATGCGCTCGGCGGGGCTGATCAAGTGCCCGGTCTCGGGGTCGGTGTTGCGGTCGCCGAAGCTGTAGATGCCGATCTCCAAGGATGGCCCTCCCTTGCTGGCGGCGCGTCCGGGCCCGCCGAGCGGGGGCGTCTCGGTGCCGGACGAACCGGCCGGGTCGCCGAGATCGTTGCCCGTGGCCGTTGCGGACCCTGCGCGAACGGGGCCCTGCCCGATGGCGGTACCCGCCGGGGGGCTGTGGCGCCGCCTGCCCCGGGGGTGCGCGGTGCGGTTCCAGTCTGCCCCGGGGGCTGGGTCTTCCGAATATCAAGTTACTTTAAAAAAGTTAGGTTAGGCAAGGCCGATTTGGCCCGCCTGGCGGGGGCCTGCCGGGGCGCGGGGTGCGGCACCTGGGCACCGGCGCGCCGCTCCCAGGTGTCTTGCCCTGCAGGTGATCGAGGGCCGCATGCGAACACTTGCAACAACGGCTTGGAACCACGGCAAGCACCCACCGGCACGAACGCCACCGGCCGGCCGAGAGGAGGAGAGCAGGGTGAACAGCGCCCTGGCCGCCACGGATCCTGAGATCCTGCGCTGGATCCGGGAAGAACACCGCCGCCAGCGCGAGACCCTGGAGCTCATCGCCTCAGAGAACTTCACCAGCGCCGCCGTCTTGGAGGCCATGGGCTCCGCCCTGACCAACAAGTACGCCGAGGGCTACCCGGGCCGCCGCTACTACGGCGGCTGCCAGTTCGTCGACCAGGTGGAGGAACTGGCCCGCCGGCGGGCCTGCGCCCTCTTCGGCGCCGAGCACGCCAACGTCCAGCCCCACTCGGGCGCCCAGGCCAACATGGCCGTCTACTTCGCCACCCTCGAGCCTGGGGACACGATCCTGGGGATGAACCTGGCCCACGGCGGCCACCTGACCCACGGCAGCCCCGTCAACTTCTCGGGCCAGCTGTACCGGGTGGTGGCCTACGGCGTCCATCCCGAGACCGAGCGCATCGACTACGACGAGGTGGCGCGCCTGGCCCGCGAGCACCGCCCCAAGCTCATTGTGGTGGGGGCGTCGGCCTACCCGCGGATCATCGACTTCGCCCGGTTCCGCGCCATCGCCGACGAGGTGGGGGCCAAGGTGATGGTCGACATGGCCCACATCGCCGGCCTGGTGGCGGGCGGCGAGCACCCCAACCCGGTGCCTTATGCCGAGTTCGTCACCTCCACCACCCACAAGACCCTGCGCGGGCCGCGGGGCGGGTTCGTCCTGTGCCGGGAGGCCGAGGCCAAGGTCCTGGACAAGGCGGTCTTCCCCGGCATGCAGGGCGGGCCGCTGATGCACGTCATCGCGGCGAAGGCCGTGTGCTTCCACGAGGCGGCCCAGCCCGCCTTCCGCGAGTACGCCCGTCAGGTGGTGGCCAACGCCCGGGCGTTGGCCGAGACCCTGGCCGCCGAGGGGCTCCGCCTGGTCAGCGGCGGCACCGACAACCACCTGATGCTGGTCGACCTGCGCTCCCTGGGCGTGACGGGCCGCGAGGCGGAGCAGGTGCTGGAGCGGGTCGGCATCACGGTCAACAAGAACGCCATCCCCTTCGATCCGCAGCCCCCCATGGTGACCAGCGGCATCCGCCTAGGCACGCCGGCCTTGACCACGCGGGGGATGCGCGAAGCGGAGATGCGGGAGATCGGGCACCTGATTGCTGCGGCCCTGCGCCACCGGGACGAACCGGCCGAGCTCGACCGCATCGCGGACCGCGTACGGGAGCTGGCGGCGGCCTTCCCGCACCCGTCGGGCGCCACGGCGGCGGAGGCGGGTGCTCCGGCTTCCGCGTAGGCGCGGGCCGGATGGCCCCCGGGTGCTCCGCCTGCTCCGCCCGGCGTTCCGCAGGTACGCCGGAGCGCGGAAGGCGGGTGCGCCCGTTCGAGCCGGGGATGGGCGCGGGGTGCCCCGCATAACCGGGAAGGATGCGGGCGGCGGGCGACCGGGAAGGCAACGGGGTTCCTGAAAAGATGCGCTCATCGATGCGCGCACCGGTGGCGGATGCAGGAGGGACACGGTGACCGCGGGAGCACGCGTAGACGTCCACAGCCACCTGCTGCCGGGCCTCGACGACGGCGCTGCGGACTGGGACGAGTCCCTGGCCCTGGCTCGCGCTGCCGTGGCCGACGGCACGGCGGAGCTGATCCTGACGCCTCACATCGACCCCGAGGTCTACGACAACCGCCCCGAGACCATCCGCGCCCTGACGGCGGAGTTCCAGCGCCGCCTCGACGCGGCCGGCGTTCCGCTCAAGGTGCGGCCGGGCAGCGAGATCTTCCTCATGCCCCAGACGGCCATGCAGTGGCGGCGGGGCGAGGTGGTGCCCCTGGGCGGGGAGGGACCGTACGTCCTGGTGGAGTGGAACATGATCGCCCTGCCGCCCTACGTCGAAGGGGTGCTCTTCGATCTGCAGGCGGCGGGGGCGGTCCCGGTCATCGCCCACCCTGAGCGCTACCTGCCCGTGCAGCGGCGCCCGCAGTGGCTGGTGCCGCTGGTGGAGCGGGGGGTGTGGCTGCAGATCACGGCGTCCAGCCTGCTGCGGCCGCGCAAGGATCCGGCGCGGCGGGTGGTCGAGTGGCTGGTGCGGCGGGGCATGGTGCACCTGGTCGGCTCGGACGCCCACAACGCCCAGCGCCCGCCGCGACTGGCGGAGGCGTACCGGGTGCTGGAGCGCCTGCCCGGCGGCGCCCAGACTCTGGTCACGGTTGAACGGGCCACGGCCGCCGTGCTGGCGGGGGAGCGCATCCATCTGCCGCGGCCGGCGGCGCCGCGGCGGCGACGGTTCTGGTTGTGAGGTCACAGCACGGCGGGCTGCTCCCGTACCTCCAGGATGCGGTTGCCCTCGCCCAGGATCACGACGCGGCCCCGGAAGCCGGGGATCTCGTCGGGCGCGAGCTGCGCGTAGGCGATCACGATCACCTGGTCCCCCGGATGAACCAGCCGGGCAGCGCCGCCGTTGGCACTCAGCACGCCGGAGCCCGCCGGACCGGGGATCACGTAGGTCTCGAAACGGGCGCCGGTCGTGACGTTGATGACCTGGACCAGCTCGCCGGGCAGGATGTCCGCCGCGGCCAGGAGGTCCCGGTCCACCGTCAGACTGCCCACATAGTGCAGGTTCGCCTCGGTGATGGTGCCGCGGTGCAGTTTGGCGCGCATGAAGGTGCGGAGCACGGCCTTGCCCCCTTGGCCACACGGTCCTGGACAGATTGCCGGAGGTTGCCCGGTCACCGTGTTACCAAGGCAACACTGTAGCAGAAGAGCGCGGCGACGGCACGGCACCTGCGGGGACCAGGGCGAGCGCCGGCACGAAGGACTCGGCTGGAGGAAAGGAGTCGATGGCCGCAGTGGCCTACTGGCTTGTCAAGACCGAACCGTCGGTGTACAGCTACGCCGACCTTGAGCGCGAGGGGACCGATTACTGGGACGGCGTCCGCAACAACCTGGCGCAGAAGCACATGAAGGCGATGCAGCCCGGGGATCTGGTGCTGGTGTACCACACGGGCAGCGAGAAGCAGGCGGTGGGGGTGGCCGAGGTTGTGCGCGGGGCCTACCCGGACCCCACCGACCCGACCGGGCGCTGGGTGGCCGTGGACCTCAAGGCGCGCCTGCGCCTGCCGCGGCCGGTGGCCCTGGTGCAGATCAAGGCGGACCCGGCCTTCAAGGACTGGGAGCTGGTACGCAACTCGCGCCTGTCGGTCATGCCGGTGCCGGAGCCGCTGTGGGAGCGCATCATGCGCATGGCGGGGCTGGGGTCGGTGTAGGGCACGGCAGCAGGCCGGCTCCCAGGCGCCCGCCCTTCTTCATCCCGGCAGCCCACCCCTGCGCCGGCAGCCCACCGCCTGCCCAACCGGTCGGGGGCAGGAGCGGGTTCCACCGGTGAGGCGGGTTGCACAGGCGGGTGCCAATCAGCCAGCGTGTTCGGGCACCACGGGCTCCGGCGCCTCCACTTGCGGCGCCGTGCCGGCGGCCCGAGCCCGATCGCCCGCCCCGGCCGGTTCGTCCGGCTCGTAGGCTTCCAGCCACTCGATCACCTTGCGGGTGATCTGGCTCGGCGTCGATGAACCGGCGGTGACGCCGACCCGCCGCGCGCCCCTGAGCCAGGCGGGGTCGATCTGCTCCACGCTGTCGACCAGGTATGCCGGCCGGCGGGCGATCTCCCGTACCACCTGCACCAGCCGGTTGGAGTTGTTGCTCCGCCGGTCGCCCACCACGATGACCACGTCGGCTTCCCGCGCCTGGCGCACCGCCGCTTCCTGCCGCAGCTGGGTGGCCAGGCAGATCTCGTTGTGCACCTCGGCGTGGGGGTAGCGCTTCAGCACTTCGCGGATCAGGGCCTCGGTGTCCCACTTGCTCAGGGTGGTCTGGGTCACCACGGCCACCTTGGGCGTGCTGGCGGGGTCCAGGGGCAGGGTGTCCAGGTCGTCGGCCGTTTCGATCAGGTGGACGTGGCCCGGTGCCTCGCCTATGGCGCCCTCGGGCTCGGGGTGGCCCTTCTTGCCGATGTAGATGATCTCGAACCCCTTGGCCACGCGGTCCTTGATCAGCTCGTGGGTCCGGGTCACATCCGGGCAGGTGGCGTCGATCCAGGTCAGCCCCTTTTCGATGGCCCGGCGGCGCACCTGGGGGGAGATGCCGTGGGCGGTGAAGATCACCGTGCCGCCTTCGACCTTCTCCAGCAGGGAGAGCCGGTCCTCGCCGTCCAGGGTGTGAATGCCTTCCCGCGCCAGTTCTTCGACCACGTGATGGTTGTGGACGATCATGCCGAGGATGTAGATCGGCCGGGGGAGAGTGGGGTCGGCCGCTGCCCGGCGGGCCAGGGCGATGGCGTCCACCACGCCGTAGCAGTAGCCGCGGGGCGAGATCTTGATGACTTCCACGGTGCTGGCCTCCTCTGGAGCCGGCCGGCGCCCGGCGCCCTGGCGGGACAGGGTGCCGCCGGCCTTTTGACACCCATCCCTCACCGGGGATCGGCGGGCCCGCCCGGCATCCGCTTCCGCCCCCAGTATAGAGGAACGAACCGGCAGCCGATAGGCGATCCGGAGCGAATGGTCGATCCAGACTGGAAAGCACGCCGCGTGGGGCTCATTAGGGACGCTGGATTGACATAATATGGGGCGCAAAAACCTCTTTACCTTGAATTGAACGAAAAATTGTGATATCAACAAGAAGGATGCAGTTCCCAAATTAACGGCTGCTGGCTGACAACCGGACCGGCTTCCGCGACAGGCCGGTTTTTTGTTTCCCTCGCGCAGCCCGCATCGGGTCCCCGCTTGACGGGAAGCTGTTTAGCGTGAAAGGGAGGTGAGGACGCGCGTGGCTCGTCTCGTCGTCGACGACGTTTACAAGATTTTTGGCCCGCGGCCCCGGGAGGCGCTGGAGCTGGCCCGCGCCGGCCGATCCAAGGACGAGATCCTGAAGCGC
This is a stretch of genomic DNA from Thermaerobacter sp. PB12/4term. It encodes these proteins:
- a CDS encoding LLM class flavin-dependent oxidoreductase, translated to MEIGIYSFGDRNTDPETGHLISPAERIRRLLEEIELADQVGLDVFGVGEHHRPDYVVSAPAVVLAAAAARTRQIRLTSAVNVLSSDDPVRVFQQFATLDLISGGRAEIMVGRGSFIESFPLFGYDLRDYDALFEEKLDLLLKLREAERVTWSGKFRPPIRDRGVYPRPIQNPIPVWIAVGGTPESAVRAGRLGLPMALGIIGGIPARFRPLVEIFRQAAREAGHPVPRLSINSHGFIADTSKEAADTAFPAFKEVMDRLGRERGWGPLTREQFEWSRSLHGADFVGNPEEVIEKILYQHELFHHDRFLLQLTVGTLPHKKVLRAIELLGTKVAPAVRKALRKSDDGEGEVDAGTGPGRDGRAEAGEGTPVPRGAGAGVGGEGPRT
- the glyA gene encoding serine hydroxymethyltransferase encodes the protein MNSALAATDPEILRWIREEHRRQRETLELIASENFTSAAVLEAMGSALTNKYAEGYPGRRYYGGCQFVDQVEELARRRACALFGAEHANVQPHSGAQANMAVYFATLEPGDTILGMNLAHGGHLTHGSPVNFSGQLYRVVAYGVHPETERIDYDEVARLAREHRPKLIVVGASAYPRIIDFARFRAIADEVGAKVMVDMAHIAGLVAGGEHPNPVPYAEFVTSTTHKTLRGPRGGFVLCREAEAKVLDKAVFPGMQGGPLMHVIAAKAVCFHEAAQPAFREYARQVVANARALAETLAAEGLRLVSGGTDNHLMLVDLRSLGVTGREAEQVLERVGITVNKNAIPFDPQPPMVTSGIRLGTPALTTRGMREAEMREIGHLIAAALRHRDEPAELDRIADRVRELAAAFPHPSGATAAEAGAPASA
- a CDS encoding tyrosine-protein phosphatase, which gives rise to MTAGARVDVHSHLLPGLDDGAADWDESLALARAAVADGTAELILTPHIDPEVYDNRPETIRALTAEFQRRLDAAGVPLKVRPGSEIFLMPQTAMQWRRGEVVPLGGEGPYVLVEWNMIALPPYVEGVLFDLQAAGAVPVIAHPERYLPVQRRPQWLVPLVERGVWLQITASSLLRPRKDPARRVVEWLVRRGMVHLVGSDAHNAQRPPRLAEAYRVLERLPGGAQTLVTVERATAAVLAGERIHLPRPAAPRRRRFWL
- the panD gene encoding aspartate 1-decarboxylase, whose translation is MRAKLHRGTITEANLHYVGSLTVDRDLLAAADILPGELVQVINVTTGARFETYVIPGPAGSGVLSANGGAARLVHPGDQVIVIAYAQLAPDEIPGFRGRVVILGEGNRILEVREQPAVL
- a CDS encoding EVE domain-containing protein yields the protein MAAVAYWLVKTEPSVYSYADLEREGTDYWDGVRNNLAQKHMKAMQPGDLVLVYHTGSEKQAVGVAEVVRGAYPDPTDPTGRWVAVDLKARLRLPRPVALVQIKADPAFKDWELVRNSRLSVMPVPEPLWERIMRMAGLGSV
- a CDS encoding 4-hydroxy-3-methylbut-2-enyl diphosphate reductase yields the protein MEVIKISPRGYCYGVVDAIALARRAAADPTLPRPIYILGMIVHNHHVVEELAREGIHTLDGEDRLSLLEKVEGGTVIFTAHGISPQVRRRAIEKGLTWIDATCPDVTRTHELIKDRVAKGFEIIYIGKKGHPEPEGAIGEAPGHVHLIETADDLDTLPLDPASTPKVAVVTQTTLSKWDTEALIREVLKRYPHAEVHNEICLATQLRQEAAVRQAREADVVIVVGDRRSNNSNRLVQVVREIARRPAYLVDSVEQIDPAWLRGARRVGVTAGSSTPSQITRKVIEWLEAYEPDEPAGAGDRARAAGTAPQVEAPEPVVPEHAG